A genomic segment from Malus domestica chromosome 05, GDT2T_hap1 encodes:
- the LOC103405699 gene encoding protein SRC2 homolog isoform X2, with amino-acid sequence MSISGIQGQLLEVTVIGCNKLRDTEWISRQDPYVCLEYANTKHRTRTCTDGGKHPTFQEKFVFPLVEGLREINVMVWNSNTVTSDDFIGGGKVQLQKVLTQDYDDSAWPLQTKHGRYAGEVRLIMHYSKTNKPTSSYAPSAAPYGAPHASQAHLYSAPPPAGHYAPPAPGPYPPVPAGYPAPSPYPSYLPNSAGYPPSPYGPNPAAYGHTPSSYPLAPYPPTSTYPPPPQSSPYPPNPFPGLYPPSPY; translated from the exons ATGTCGATTTCTGGAATTCAAGGCCAGCTTCTTGAAGTCACTG TTATTGGTTGTAACAAATTGAGAGATACGGAATGGATTTCACGGCAGGACCCATATGTCTGTCTTGAATATGCTAACACCAAGCACCGCACCAGAACATGCACAG ACGGCGGTAAACATCCCACATTCCAAGAGAAGTTCGTGTTTCCACTGGTTGAAGGTCTTAGGGAAATCAATGTTATGGTCTGGAACAGCAACACTGTCACATCGGACGACTTCATTGGCGGGGGAAA GGTTCAACTTCAGAAGGTTCTTACTCAGGATTATGACGACAGCGCATGGCCGCTTCAGACTAAACATGGCCG ATATGCAGGAGAAGTGCGGCTCATAATGCATTATTCGAAGACCAAT AAACCGACATCAAGCTATGCTCCGTCTGCAGCACCATATGGAGCACCACATGCATCACAAGCTCATCTATATTCAGCCCCCCCACCTGCAGGTCATTATGCACCACCAGCGCCTGGACCTTACCCACCAGTGCCAGCAGGCTACCCAGCTCCATCTCCCTATCCTTCATACTTGCCTAATTCAGCAGGGTATCCACCATCTCCATATGGTCCCAATCCAGCGGCGTATGGCCATACTCCATCTTCCTATCCTCTCGCACCATACCCACCAACTTCAACATATCCCCCACCCCCACAATCCTCACCCTATCCTCCAA ATCCTTTTCCTGGACTTTATCCTCCATCACCGTACTAA
- the LOC103405699 gene encoding protein SRC2 homolog isoform X1, which yields MSISGIQGQLLEVTVIGCNKLRDTEWISRQDPYVCLEYANTKHRTRTCTDGGKHPTFQEKFVFPLVEGLREINVMVWNSNTVTSDDFIGGGKVQLQKVLTQDYDDSAWPLQTKHGRRYAGEVRLIMHYSKTNKPTSSYAPSAAPYGAPHASQAHLYSAPPPAGHYAPPAPGPYPPVPAGYPAPSPYPSYLPNSAGYPPSPYGPNPAAYGHTPSSYPLAPYPPTSTYPPPPQSSPYPPNPFPGLYPPSPY from the exons ATGTCGATTTCTGGAATTCAAGGCCAGCTTCTTGAAGTCACTG TTATTGGTTGTAACAAATTGAGAGATACGGAATGGATTTCACGGCAGGACCCATATGTCTGTCTTGAATATGCTAACACCAAGCACCGCACCAGAACATGCACAG ACGGCGGTAAACATCCCACATTCCAAGAGAAGTTCGTGTTTCCACTGGTTGAAGGTCTTAGGGAAATCAATGTTATGGTCTGGAACAGCAACACTGTCACATCGGACGACTTCATTGGCGGGGGAAA GGTTCAACTTCAGAAGGTTCTTACTCAGGATTATGACGACAGCGCATGGCCGCTTCAGACTAAACATGGCCG TAGATATGCAGGAGAAGTGCGGCTCATAATGCATTATTCGAAGACCAAT AAACCGACATCAAGCTATGCTCCGTCTGCAGCACCATATGGAGCACCACATGCATCACAAGCTCATCTATATTCAGCCCCCCCACCTGCAGGTCATTATGCACCACCAGCGCCTGGACCTTACCCACCAGTGCCAGCAGGCTACCCAGCTCCATCTCCCTATCCTTCATACTTGCCTAATTCAGCAGGGTATCCACCATCTCCATATGGTCCCAATCCAGCGGCGTATGGCCATACTCCATCTTCCTATCCTCTCGCACCATACCCACCAACTTCAACATATCCCCCACCCCCACAATCCTCACCCTATCCTCCAA ATCCTTTTCCTGGACTTTATCCTCCATCACCGTACTAA